The stretch of DNA GAGGCGTCGGAGCATCGAGTGACGGGAAGTCGATCGTCCCGCTGCTGCCTGCCGTATCGGGTCCGATTCACCGCGTGGTTAGGCCGCACCCGCCGCGGCAACGTGTGTGACCAACCCAAGAGCTCGCAGCTGCGCTTCCAGTTCCACGGCGTTGGCCCAGGGAAGTATTGGAGAGTTCTTCCGTTCGTCTGGCGGATTGGAAAGCAAGCCATCTGACCACCCACCGCAACCAACAAGCGGAAGCAGCGGACGCTTGTGCAGCCACGCCAGGCAGACTTCTGAGATCGTTCCTGCTCTGCCACCAATGACAATGCAGGCGTCCCCCGACAAAGCCATGAGTAGGTTTCTGGCGTCTCCCATCCCGCACGGCACCACGACGGTTGCGGGCCAGTCAGCGGGTGGCATCTGGTCGGGCGGAACGATGCTCAGCACCTGTCCACCCGCCGCGATCGCTCGCTCGGCCGCGACTCTGGTCGCTGGGCTACCGCATCCGCTGACTACCGTAATGCCCAAGCGCGCCAAAAGGTCGCCCGCATCGCCTGCGCGGGCGTAGGCATCTGAACCTGGCTCGGCACTGCCAAGCACGCTGACTTGTGGGCGGCGGAAGGATGAGGACATGGCGTGGTGTG from Gemmatimonadota bacterium encodes:
- a CDS encoding Rossmann fold nucleotide-binding protein; the encoded protein is MSSSFRRPQVSVLGSAEPGSDAYARAGDAGDLLARLGITVVSGCGSPATRVAAERAIAAGGQVLSIVPPDQMPPADWPATVVVPCGMGDARNLLMALSGDACIVIGGRAGTISEVCLAWLHKRPLLPLVGCGGWSDGLLSNPPDERKNSPILPWANAVELEAQLRALGLVTHVAAAGAA